A single Nocardioides bizhenqiangii DNA region contains:
- a CDS encoding type II secretion system F family protein, which produces MTLILALVLLLGAVAILGRGLVKEAPSTGLARSLATLEQSAPGSQEPAEDEAPFADRVLAPLQARALQVGRRMTGADKADRIRHKLDLAGNPLDWSVDRVVGLKVLAAVLLPACGVAYGVMVGASALTLLLIVAVAGAVGFFAPDLYLYQRAYERSEAIRRTLADSVDLLTISVEAGLGFDAALQQVARNTGGPLADEFSRVLREIQLGKGRSDSLKALGERTNIADLKSFVGAMVQADAFGISIAQVLRVQTSEIRVKRRQYAEAKAQQVPVKIMVPLVVCILPCLMAVIMGPAIISMLKAFS; this is translated from the coding sequence GTGACGCTGATACTCGCCCTGGTCCTCCTGCTCGGAGCGGTCGCGATCCTGGGACGCGGGCTCGTGAAGGAGGCGCCGTCGACCGGCCTCGCCCGTTCTCTCGCCACCCTCGAGCAGTCCGCGCCCGGGTCCCAAGAGCCGGCCGAGGACGAGGCTCCGTTCGCAGACCGCGTCCTCGCGCCCCTCCAGGCCCGCGCCCTCCAGGTCGGCAGGCGGATGACCGGCGCCGACAAGGCCGACCGGATCCGGCACAAGCTCGACCTCGCCGGCAACCCGCTCGACTGGTCGGTCGACCGCGTCGTCGGTCTCAAGGTGCTGGCCGCGGTGCTGCTGCCCGCGTGCGGTGTCGCTTACGGCGTGATGGTCGGTGCATCGGCACTGACGCTGCTGCTGATCGTCGCGGTCGCCGGAGCCGTCGGGTTCTTCGCCCCCGACCTGTACCTCTACCAGCGCGCCTACGAACGATCCGAGGCCATCCGGCGCACCCTGGCCGACTCGGTCGACCTCTTGACCATCAGCGTCGAAGCCGGCTTGGGATTCGACGCCGCCCTCCAGCAGGTGGCGCGCAACACCGGCGGCCCGCTCGCCGACGAGTTCTCCCGCGTGCTGCGCGAGATCCAGCTCGGAAAGGGCCGCTCCGACTCCCTCAAGGCGCTGGGCGAGCGGACGAACATCGCCGACCTCAAGTCGTTCGTCGGGGCGATGGTCCAGGCAGATGCGTTCGGGATCTCGATCGCTCAGGTCCTTCGAGTCCAGACTTCGGAGATCCGGGTGAAGCGGCGCCAGTATGCTGAGGCCAAGGCCCAGCAGGTGCCGGTCAAGATCATGGTGCCCCTCGTGGTCTGTATCCTGCCGTGTCTCATGGCCGTGATCATGGGTCCGGCGATCATCAGCATGCTGAAGGCCTTCTCTTGA
- a CDS encoding type II secretion system F family protein, which yields MRRYLLAVLAALAAIVVVVLAPSTAWGADDEPSIAHVETTDDGLRVLVSVPPDADVDLGGVTGTLDGDKLSTTATSTGTDATVQRTTVLAMDTSDSMARNGRFEAAKDAALTFLESVPADVEVGIVTFDGEVSTALEPTTDRAAAETVVAGLELSKGTLLYDGILAAVDLAGESGQRSVLVLSDGADTGKVTSISDVTSSIEATATLVDVVSLDQENNPRASAALSDLAASGQGEVIESTGDALADAFAAEAEGLAAQILVTAPLPTGFDAEEATVTITLPTASGELVASAFAKIQDAPDGATDQSTEPINPDDGLRLPEWALYVGILVFGIGLVTAAVLLVPGKKQPMTIAERVAAHTGGSADAMGDDKSGSEPMLDQAKAAAAGVLDRNKGLEDKLAMRLAAAGSAYKPSEWLLLHVGVVVGSGIFGFLLGGGNIVVGILFLIVGFFLPRVYLSFLASRRRKAFNSALPDTLQLLSGSLSAGLSLAQSVDTITREGQEPIASEFKRVLVENRIGVSIEDAFEGVAQRFNSKDFAWVVMAIRIQREVGGNLAELLTTVAATMREREYLRRQVNALAAEGKLSALILSIMPPAVFVFVLITNGEYVEPLFTEAIGIAILTGAGLWLGVGVFWMSRMVKVEV from the coding sequence ATGAGGCGCTACCTGCTCGCAGTGCTGGCGGCGCTGGCAGCGATCGTCGTCGTCGTCCTCGCACCGTCCACCGCCTGGGGCGCCGACGACGAACCGTCGATCGCCCACGTCGAGACGACCGACGACGGGCTCCGGGTCCTGGTCAGCGTTCCCCCGGACGCCGACGTCGACCTCGGCGGCGTCACCGGCACCTTGGACGGCGACAAGCTCAGCACGACTGCCACGTCGACCGGCACCGACGCGACGGTCCAGCGCACGACGGTGCTGGCCATGGACACCAGCGACTCGATGGCACGCAACGGGAGGTTCGAGGCGGCCAAGGACGCAGCCCTCACCTTCCTCGAGAGCGTCCCGGCGGACGTCGAGGTCGGCATCGTGACCTTCGACGGTGAGGTGTCGACGGCTCTCGAGCCGACCACGGACCGCGCCGCCGCCGAGACCGTCGTCGCCGGGCTCGAGCTCAGCAAGGGCACGCTTCTGTACGACGGCATCCTGGCCGCCGTCGACCTGGCGGGTGAGAGCGGTCAGCGCTCCGTCCTCGTGCTGTCCGACGGTGCCGACACCGGCAAGGTGACCAGCATCTCCGACGTCACCTCCTCGATCGAGGCGACGGCGACCCTCGTCGACGTCGTCTCACTGGACCAGGAGAACAATCCGAGGGCGAGCGCCGCACTCAGCGACCTGGCGGCCTCGGGGCAGGGCGAGGTCATCGAGTCGACGGGCGACGCACTCGCCGACGCGTTCGCGGCCGAGGCCGAGGGGCTGGCCGCCCAGATCCTGGTCACCGCTCCGCTGCCCACCGGCTTCGACGCCGAGGAGGCAACTGTCACGATCACGCTGCCGACCGCGAGCGGGGAGCTCGTCGCCAGCGCGTTCGCGAAGATCCAGGACGCGCCGGACGGCGCGACCGACCAGTCGACCGAGCCGATCAACCCGGACGACGGACTCCGGTTGCCGGAGTGGGCGCTCTACGTGGGCATCCTCGTGTTCGGCATCGGCCTGGTCACGGCCGCGGTCCTGCTCGTCCCTGGGAAGAAGCAGCCGATGACCATCGCCGAGCGTGTCGCTGCCCACACGGGCGGCAGCGCCGACGCGATGGGCGACGACAAGTCCGGCTCCGAGCCGATGCTCGACCAGGCCAAGGCCGCAGCAGCCGGCGTCCTCGATCGCAACAAGGGCTTGGAGGACAAGCTCGCCATGCGGCTCGCGGCCGCCGGGAGCGCGTACAAGCCGTCGGAGTGGCTGCTGCTCCACGTCGGTGTGGTCGTGGGAAGCGGCATCTTCGGGTTCCTGCTCGGCGGCGGCAACATCGTCGTCGGGATCCTGTTCCTGATCGTCGGATTCTTCCTTCCGAGGGTGTACCTCTCCTTCCTCGCGAGCCGGCGCCGCAAGGCGTTCAACTCCGCCCTTCCCGACACCCTGCAGCTCCTGTCCGGTTCTCTCTCGGCCGGGCTCTCGCTGGCGCAGTCCGTCGACACCATCACCCGCGAGGGCCAGGAACCGATCGCATCGGAGTTCAAGAGGGTCCTCGTGGAGAACCGCATCGGCGTCTCGATCGAGGACGCCTTCGAGGGCGTCGCGCAGCGGTTCAACAGCAAGGACTTCGCCTGGGTCGTGATGGCCATCAGGATCCAGCGCGAGGTCGGGGGAAACCTCGCCGAGCTGCTCACCACGGTCGCCGCGACCATGCGGGAGCGCGAGTACCTCCGGCGTCAGGTCAACGCCCTGGCCGCCGAGGGCAAGCTGTCGGCGCTCATCCTCTCGATCATGCCTCCGGCTGTGTTCGTGTTCGTCCTCATCACCAACGGCGAGTACGTCGAACCGTTGTTCACGGAGGCCATCGGCATCGCGATCCTGACCGGCGCAGGGCTCTGGCTGGGCGTCGGGGTCTTCTGGATGAGCCGCATGGTGAAGGTGGAGGTGTGA
- a CDS encoding CpaF family protein encodes MSSLSERLEAARNEARGKHVGEPDPGAAQDGSTIVEKPTPAAAPGPVPASASAPAGPLSTRTAVSAGAPDNRSAQRRALAGQETDRIEELKVSVHAELLRELGPHLYDAEMDQAELDQRVRTVLAEVLGAQDRPLSNSDRARVTQEISDDILGYGPIDPYLRDPEVSEVMVNGYNDVWLEKGGRLTKADGHFADEAHLRRTIDKIVSRIGRRVDESSPMVDARLPDGSRVNAIVPPLSIDGSALTIRKFASDPLTVDDLIEFGSLSPQTAAFLDACVRGRLNIIVSGGTGAGKTTTLNVLSSFIPSDERIVTIEDAAELQLHQDHVVRLESRPANIEGKGAVTIRDLVKNSLRMRPDRIVVGEVRDASALDMLQAMNTGHDGSICTLHSNGPRDTLARMETMVLMAGMDLPMRAIREQVASAVDLIVHQSRFKDGSRRITHITEVERMEGEVITLQDVFVFDNSAGFDENGRVLGRLRSTGLRPKFIEKLAYANVAVDPALFRMERP; translated from the coding sequence ATGTCGAGTCTCTCCGAACGTCTCGAGGCGGCCCGCAACGAGGCCCGCGGCAAGCACGTGGGCGAACCGGACCCCGGCGCCGCGCAGGACGGATCGACCATCGTCGAGAAGCCCACGCCGGCCGCGGCCCCCGGCCCGGTCCCGGCATCGGCCTCGGCGCCCGCCGGCCCCCTGTCCACGCGCACCGCGGTGTCCGCCGGCGCTCCGGACAACCGGTCCGCCCAGCGCCGCGCTCTCGCCGGCCAGGAGACCGACCGGATCGAGGAGCTCAAGGTCAGCGTCCACGCCGAGCTGCTGAGGGAGCTCGGGCCTCACCTCTACGACGCGGAAATGGACCAGGCCGAGCTCGACCAGCGGGTACGCACGGTGCTGGCGGAGGTGCTGGGCGCCCAGGACCGCCCGCTCAGCAACAGCGACCGGGCTCGGGTCACACAGGAGATCAGCGACGACATCCTCGGCTACGGCCCCATCGACCCCTACCTCCGCGACCCCGAGGTCTCGGAGGTGATGGTCAACGGCTACAACGACGTCTGGCTGGAGAAGGGCGGCCGGCTGACCAAGGCCGACGGCCACTTCGCCGACGAGGCCCACCTGCGGCGCACGATCGATAAGATCGTCTCCCGGATCGGTCGTCGCGTCGACGAGTCCAGCCCGATGGTCGACGCCCGGCTGCCCGACGGGAGCCGCGTCAACGCCATCGTGCCGCCGCTGTCCATCGACGGATCTGCCCTGACCATCCGCAAGTTCGCCTCCGATCCGCTCACGGTCGACGACCTGATCGAGTTCGGGTCGCTGAGCCCGCAGACCGCGGCCTTCCTCGACGCGTGCGTCAGGGGCCGTCTCAACATCATCGTGTCCGGAGGGACCGGTGCCGGGAAGACGACGACGCTCAACGTCTTGTCGTCCTTCATCCCGTCCGACGAGCGGATCGTCACGATCGAGGACGCCGCCGAGCTGCAGCTGCACCAGGACCACGTCGTCCGGCTCGAGTCGCGCCCCGCGAACATCGAGGGCAAGGGCGCGGTCACCATCCGCGACCTGGTGAAGAACAGCCTGCGCATGCGTCCCGACCGGATCGTCGTCGGCGAGGTCCGCGACGCCTCGGCCCTCGACATGCTGCAGGCGATGAACACCGGCCACGACGGCTCGATCTGCACCCTGCACTCCAACGGTCCGCGCGACACCCTCGCCCGCATGGAGACGATGGTCCTGATGGCGGGCATGGATCTCCCGATGCGGGCGATCCGTGAGCAGGTGGCGTCGGCCGTCGACCTGATCGTCCACCAGTCTCGCTTCAAGGACGGTTCGCGGCGGATCACCCACATCACCGAGGTCGAGCGGATGGAGGGCGAGGTGATCACCCTCCAGGACGTGTTCGTGTTCGACAACTCCGCCGGCTTCGACGAGAACGGCCGCGTGCTGGGTCGGCTCCGCAGCACCGGGCTGCGGCCCAAGTTCATCGAGAAGCTCGCCTACGCGAACGTGGCGGTCGATCCTGCTCTGTTCCGGATGGAGCGGCCATGA
- a CDS encoding response regulator transcription factor, which produces MTSDPITILLVDDHELIRSGLGAVLDLEEDMHIVGTAPSVAEAITAYDQLQPKVVVADLQLQDGTRLDIVRTIRKKSDTAGLIVLTMHSGDDQIFAAMQAGASGFVGKDAPATEVIKAARHAAVSPKAFVCAGLVGAMMRRRSGEVTALTDREHDVLLLLAEGMNAAAIGAKLYLSESTTKSHIARIYQKLGAANRAQALVTAMRIGLLSTVQPSAR; this is translated from the coding sequence ATGACAAGCGACCCGATCACGATCCTGCTGGTGGACGACCACGAGCTGATCCGCAGCGGACTCGGTGCCGTGCTGGACCTCGAGGAGGACATGCACATCGTCGGCACCGCACCGAGCGTCGCCGAGGCGATCACGGCGTACGACCAGCTGCAGCCGAAGGTCGTGGTCGCCGACCTGCAGCTCCAGGACGGCACCCGGCTCGACATCGTGCGGACCATCCGCAAGAAGAGCGACACGGCCGGCCTGATCGTGCTGACGATGCACTCGGGCGACGACCAGATCTTCGCCGCGATGCAGGCCGGTGCCTCCGGCTTCGTCGGGAAGGATGCGCCGGCCACCGAGGTGATCAAGGCGGCGCGGCATGCCGCCGTCTCGCCGAAGGCCTTCGTGTGCGCCGGGCTGGTGGGGGCGATGATGCGTCGGCGATCCGGCGAGGTGACGGCACTGACCGACCGCGAGCACGACGTGCTCCTGCTGCTGGCCGAAGGCATGAACGCCGCCGCGATCGGGGCGAAGCTCTATCTGTCCGAGTCCACCACGAAGTCCCACATTGCCCGGATCTACCAGAAGCTCGGCGCCGCCAACCGCGCGCAGGCGCTGGTGACGGCGATGCGCATCGGCCTGCTGTCGACGGTGCAGCCGTCTGCCCGCTAG
- a CDS encoding Flp family type IVb pilin produces MRIFDRTARDVGASSVEYAILVSLIALAIAVAVTAFGGAVSGLFVVF; encoded by the coding sequence ATGAGGATCTTCGACCGGACCGCGCGGGACGTGGGTGCCTCGTCGGTCGAGTACGCAATCCTCGTCTCGCTGATCGCCCTCGCGATCGCCGTCGCGGTCACGGCCTTCGGCGGAGCGGTTTCCGGTCTCTTCGTCGTGTTCTAG
- a CDS encoding sensor histidine kinase: protein MKMSPFASSGALTVVAASRLFALLAIGAPSLWLQDEETLWALLALAVLWIYQTVTVTRRDLELTLSAPVEAVAVGVICALGMQDSPAILAALVVPPLYATAAEGLRPMVRSVAFQLVTVVSIGLMWRQDKLTEQQGLSIFSWSMVGVGLSLVASVTFNSDRPVRDPLTPYRDAQHLIKQLIELSGDLSSGLDVSAIGGEMLAVAGDLLPTRAMALYVPRGDALAPVASSTDLDQADADACEKLATDAWARGEPVSAGQGFAFAAGDAAIVAGLRPGRDAVRGGDPPFEELKAALATSAVKFDTALLFSHFRDVATADERQRLAREMHDGVAQDIASLGYLVDALAARPANEQQEKQFAMLRDRVTKVVAEVRRSVMNLRTSIGENESLGAAISAVARHLSEASGIPIRVRLDEQPTRLRPEVEAELFRIAQEALNNAVKHARATAIDVRCQVYAPDARITIADDGVGLQGGRADSHGLKIMRERAKLIGAQLTVRDNASRGLTVSVVLRAPGGPTQGPDRTLMKETR, encoded by the coding sequence ATGAAAATGTCCCCCTTCGCCAGCAGCGGCGCGCTCACCGTCGTTGCGGCCTCCCGCCTCTTCGCGTTGCTCGCCATCGGCGCGCCCTCGTTGTGGCTGCAGGACGAGGAGACGCTCTGGGCCCTGCTCGCCCTGGCCGTGCTCTGGATCTACCAGACCGTCACGGTCACCCGTCGCGACCTGGAGCTGACCCTCTCCGCCCCGGTGGAGGCGGTCGCCGTGGGCGTGATCTGCGCCCTCGGCATGCAGGACTCCCCCGCGATCCTGGCGGCGCTGGTCGTCCCTCCGCTCTACGCCACCGCCGCCGAGGGCCTCCGTCCGATGGTGCGCAGCGTCGCCTTCCAGCTCGTGACCGTGGTCAGCATCGGACTCATGTGGCGCCAGGACAAGCTCACCGAGCAGCAGGGGCTGTCGATCTTCTCCTGGTCGATGGTGGGCGTCGGCCTGAGCCTGGTCGCCAGCGTGACCTTCAATTCCGATCGTCCCGTCCGCGATCCGCTGACGCCCTACCGCGACGCCCAGCACCTGATCAAGCAGCTCATCGAGCTGTCCGGTGACCTCAGCTCGGGTCTCGACGTGTCCGCGATCGGCGGCGAGATGCTGGCCGTCGCCGGCGACCTCCTCCCCACCCGCGCCATGGCGCTCTACGTCCCTCGCGGAGATGCCCTCGCCCCGGTCGCCTCGAGCACGGACCTGGACCAGGCGGACGCGGACGCGTGCGAGAAGCTGGCGACCGACGCGTGGGCTCGTGGCGAACCGGTGTCGGCCGGCCAGGGCTTCGCCTTCGCCGCGGGGGACGCGGCGATCGTGGCCGGCCTCCGTCCCGGACGGGACGCGGTGCGGGGGGGCGACCCACCGTTCGAGGAGCTGAAGGCAGCGTTGGCGACGAGCGCGGTGAAGTTCGACACCGCGTTGCTCTTCTCGCACTTCCGCGACGTCGCGACCGCGGACGAGCGGCAGCGGCTGGCGCGCGAGATGCACGACGGCGTCGCCCAGGACATCGCTTCGCTCGGCTACCTCGTCGACGCCCTGGCGGCACGGCCCGCGAACGAGCAGCAGGAGAAGCAGTTCGCGATGCTCCGCGACCGCGTCACCAAGGTGGTCGCCGAGGTGCGGCGGTCCGTGATGAACCTGCGCACGAGCATCGGTGAGAACGAGAGCCTCGGCGCCGCGATCAGCGCGGTCGCCCGGCACCTCTCCGAGGCGTCGGGAATCCCGATCCGGGTGCGGCTCGACGAGCAGCCCACCCGGCTCCGACCCGAGGTCGAGGCGGAGCTCTTCCGGATCGCCCAGGAAGCGTTGAACAACGCCGTGAAGCATGCCCGGGCGACGGCCATCGACGTGCGCTGCCAGGTCTACGCGCCCGATGCGAGGATCACGATCGCCGACGACGGCGTCGGCCTGCAGGGTGGCCGCGCCGACTCCCACGGGCTGAAGATCATGCGCGAACGCGCCAAGCTGATAGGCGCCCAGTTGACAGTGCGCGACAATGCCAGTCGTGGACTCACCGTCTCAGTCGTACTGCGGGCCCCGGGCGGCCCTACCCAGGGCCCGGACCGCACCCTGATGAAGGAGACCCGATGA
- a CDS encoding AAA family ATPase, with protein MPVLVETDSGVVPALLRAMPAGSHAVAAADRMYVWLDQHSDEYVVALGPSLPLELALSHAEDLRIAKPTVSVVLLREAFDTEALTRAMHAGVRDVVASDDEKGLTKAVERAHQLHLALRGPGGARQLGRVVTVFSPKGGVGKTTSSVNLALALADRGARKVCLVDLDLAFGDIAITMQLFPTHSIEQAVGSEDSIDLAMIEGLLTRHEDSLNVLAAPAHPDVRERVTPLLISRILRVLREGFDYIVVDTSPSFDDATLTALDETDECVVVATLDVPTLKNVKVALETMDMLNIARGHRHLFLNRADDEVGIGIDKVENILGMPVTAQVRSAMDIVAATNAGTPIVTAQPTHPASRAYGQLAASVTGEPIGPPEAAFAIADATARSRGLFRRGRS; from the coding sequence ATGCCCGTCCTCGTCGAGACCGACAGTGGGGTCGTGCCGGCCCTGCTCCGAGCGATGCCCGCCGGCTCCCACGCCGTTGCGGCTGCCGACCGGATGTACGTCTGGTTGGACCAGCACAGCGACGAGTACGTCGTCGCTCTCGGTCCGTCTCTGCCACTGGAGCTCGCTCTCTCCCATGCCGAGGACCTGCGGATCGCCAAGCCCACCGTCAGCGTGGTGCTGCTCCGGGAGGCGTTCGACACCGAGGCGCTCACCCGCGCGATGCACGCCGGCGTCCGCGACGTGGTGGCCTCCGACGACGAGAAGGGACTGACCAAGGCGGTCGAGCGGGCCCACCAGCTCCACCTGGCCCTCCGGGGACCGGGCGGCGCCCGGCAGCTGGGCCGGGTCGTCACCGTCTTCTCGCCCAAGGGTGGTGTCGGCAAGACGACGTCGTCGGTCAACCTGGCGCTGGCGCTCGCCGACAGGGGGGCGCGCAAGGTCTGCCTGGTCGACCTCGACCTGGCCTTCGGCGACATTGCGATCACCATGCAGCTCTTCCCGACCCACTCGATCGAGCAGGCCGTCGGGTCCGAGGACTCGATCGACCTGGCGATGATCGAAGGACTACTGACCAGGCACGAGGACTCGCTCAACGTGCTGGCGGCGCCGGCTCACCCCGACGTCCGTGAGCGGGTGACGCCGCTGCTGATCTCCCGCATCCTGCGCGTGCTGCGCGAAGGCTTCGACTACATCGTCGTCGACACCTCGCCGTCCTTCGACGACGCGACCCTCACCGCACTCGACGAGACCGACGAGTGCGTGGTGGTCGCGACCCTCGACGTACCGACGCTGAAGAACGTCAAGGTCGCGCTCGAGACCATGGACATGCTCAACATCGCGCGCGGGCACCGACACCTCTTCCTCAACCGCGCCGACGACGAGGTCGGCATCGGTATCGACAAGGTCGAGAACATCCTCGGCATGCCGGTCACGGCCCAGGTGCGGAGCGCGATGGACATCGTCGCCGCGACCAACGCCGGCACGCCGATCGTCACTGCTCAGCCGACCCACCCGGCGAGCCGCGCCTACGGCCAGCTGGCCGCCTCGGTCACCGGGGAGCCGATCGGCCCGCCGGAGGCCGCCTTCGCCATTGCCGACGCCACGGCACGGTCCCGTGGGCTGTTCCGCCGCGGAAGGAGCTGA
- a CDS encoding Flp family type IVb pilin encodes MIQYLQILLNAHRDEERGASAVEYGLLVSLIALAIIVAVTALGGELSGLFAAVTAGI; translated from the coding sequence ATGATCCAGTACCTGCAGATCCTGCTCAACGCCCACCGTGACGAGGAGCGGGGCGCGTCCGCCGTCGAGTACGGCCTCCTGGTGTCGCTGATCGCGCTCGCGATCATCGTTGCCGTCACCGCCCTCGGCGGCGAGCTCTCCGGGCTCTTCGCCGCGGTCACCGCGGGCATCTGA
- a CDS encoding M48 family metallopeptidase, translating to MAEVQTPTNFDTTEGRIALGTTMIGIAAFVLLATWLVPWNPVPGGTPDPVPADAVFRPDQVERAEDYARWARVWGWSSLLVSLAVVCWLGFSARGRRLADRMPGPWWARVILVVTALEVIGRLVTLPLAIAQRRLQLDAGLSTSSWPAWALDLVKSELVDVVTTSIALVVLFAVARRWTRAWPAIAGGLLAVFVVAGSFVYPVLVEPLFNSFTPLEDGPLRTQILELAEREGVEVDDVLVADASRRTTTLNAYVSGYGETRRVVVYDTLVDDLDDQQALSVVAHELSHDRHDDVLLGTFLGAAGVLAGVGLLGLLTGVAERRGRPRVGEVGAVPMILALAAIAAVLASPLQNGISRQIETRADVDALRATNAPQPFVALQRRLAIKSLADPTPPGWSQWWFGSHPTVLERIAIARSVDQRR from the coding sequence GTGGCTGAGGTGCAGACGCCGACGAACTTCGACACCACGGAGGGGCGGATCGCCCTCGGCACCACCATGATCGGCATCGCGGCGTTCGTGCTGCTCGCCACCTGGCTGGTGCCGTGGAACCCCGTGCCGGGCGGCACGCCGGATCCGGTCCCGGCCGATGCGGTCTTCCGCCCGGACCAGGTCGAGCGGGCAGAGGACTACGCCCGATGGGCCCGCGTGTGGGGCTGGAGCTCCCTGCTGGTTTCGCTCGCCGTGGTCTGCTGGCTGGGTTTCAGCGCGCGCGGTCGCCGGCTCGCCGACCGGATGCCCGGTCCGTGGTGGGCGCGGGTGATCCTCGTCGTCACGGCCCTCGAGGTGATCGGTCGACTCGTGACGCTGCCTCTCGCGATCGCACAGCGGCGACTCCAGCTCGATGCCGGCCTCAGCACCTCGTCGTGGCCGGCCTGGGCGCTCGACCTGGTCAAGAGCGAGCTGGTCGACGTCGTGACGACGTCGATCGCCCTGGTCGTGCTGTTCGCGGTCGCCCGCCGGTGGACGCGCGCCTGGCCGGCGATCGCCGGGGGATTGCTGGCAGTCTTCGTCGTCGCCGGTTCGTTCGTCTACCCCGTGCTCGTCGAGCCGCTGTTCAACTCCTTCACGCCACTCGAGGACGGGCCGTTGCGCACGCAGATCCTCGAGCTCGCCGAGCGGGAGGGCGTCGAGGTCGACGACGTGCTGGTCGCCGACGCCTCGCGTCGTACGACGACGCTCAACGCTTACGTCTCCGGGTACGGCGAGACCCGCCGCGTGGTCGTCTACGACACGCTCGTCGACGACCTGGACGACCAGCAGGCGCTGTCGGTCGTCGCCCACGAGCTGTCGCACGACCGCCACGACGACGTGCTGCTCGGCACGTTCCTCGGTGCCGCCGGCGTCCTCGCCGGGGTCGGCCTGCTCGGGTTGCTGACCGGAGTGGCCGAGCGCCGCGGACGTCCCCGGGTGGGAGAGGTCGGTGCGGTGCCGATGATCCTCGCGCTCGCGGCGATCGCCGCGGTCCTTGCGAGCCCGCTCCAGAACGGCATCAGTCGGCAGATCGAGACGCGGGCCGATGTGGACGCACTGAGGGCGACGAACGCCCCCCAGCCATTCGTCGCCCTCCAGCGCCGGCTCGCGATCAAGTCGCTTGCCGATCCGACCCCCCCGGGGTGGTCGCAGTGGTGGTTCGGATCCCATCCCACGGTGCTCGAGCGGATCGCGATCGCCCGGTCGGTCGATCAGCGGCGCTAG
- a CDS encoding C40 family peptidase: MVNGSAPAQAEPDIDDVRARVDRLFQEAEQAQERYHDAKLELVELNDELDSLQADEVRQGDEVARVRSDVRDSVIRQFQGQSLGPATQLLNSDEDAFVNELSTFTTVSDLQESLLSDYNDELKAFAIRRTETSDRRDQVADLEAELKDEKETVDAKLAEAEDLLGELEAEEREAILSRDSDVRAPSSVPAEGRAAAAVQYVMAQVGDAYVYGAAGPDAFDCSGLTMMAWAQAGVSLPHSSSAQYGSGTHVSESQLQPGDLVFYYSPISHVEMYIGNGLIAGAANPGAGVRVADLHSMPYVGAVRPG, translated from the coding sequence ATGGTCAACGGCTCCGCGCCCGCCCAGGCCGAGCCCGACATCGACGACGTGCGTGCGCGCGTCGACCGGCTCTTCCAGGAGGCCGAGCAGGCGCAGGAGCGCTACCACGACGCCAAGCTCGAGCTGGTCGAGCTCAACGACGAGCTCGACTCCCTGCAGGCCGACGAGGTGCGCCAGGGCGACGAGGTCGCCCGCGTCCGCTCCGACGTCCGTGACTCCGTGATCCGCCAGTTCCAGGGCCAGTCCCTGGGCCCCGCGACCCAGCTCCTCAACTCCGACGAGGACGCCTTCGTCAACGAGCTCTCGACGTTCACGACCGTGAGCGACCTGCAGGAGTCCCTGCTCTCCGACTACAACGACGAGCTGAAGGCCTTCGCGATCCGCCGGACGGAGACCTCCGACCGTCGCGACCAGGTCGCCGACCTCGAGGCAGAGCTCAAGGACGAGAAGGAGACCGTCGACGCCAAGCTGGCCGAGGCGGAGGACCTGCTCGGCGAGCTCGAGGCCGAGGAGCGGGAGGCGATCCTGTCCCGCGACAGCGACGTCCGCGCTCCGTCGTCCGTGCCGGCCGAGGGTCGTGCCGCCGCCGCGGTGCAGTACGTCATGGCCCAGGTCGGTGACGCCTACGTCTACGGCGCCGCCGGACCGGATGCGTTCGACTGCTCCGGCCTGACGATGATGGCCTGGGCCCAGGCCGGCGTCTCCCTCCCGCACTCGTCGAGCGCGCAGTACGGCTCCGGGACGCACGTCTCCGAGAGCCAGCTCCAGCCCGGAGACCTGGTCTTCTACTACAGCCCGATCAGCCACGTCGAGATGTACATCGGCAACGGTCTGATCGCCGGCGCGGCCAACCCGGGTGCCGGCGTCCGCGTCGCCGATCTCCACTCGATGCCGTACGTCGGTGCGGTCCGCCCTGGCTGA